The genome window GCGGGGCGATGGCGCCTAGCGCCAGGGCGACTGCGCCGCGCATGCCCAGGGCCTTGAAGTCGGGGCGGAAGGTCGGGTCCTTGAAGGTGCCGGCGACGCGCAACGGCGAGCGCAACGACAAAATGCTGTGGTCCTTCGGGCGCGCCTTCAGCAGCAGGTCCAGTTTTTCGTCGCCCAGGTCGATGTTGCCGCTGCCGACGAGCAGCGTGTCAGTGGTGTCGAAGGCCAGCGCGCGCGCGTCCATCACCCCGTTCCTGACCGCGAAATCGCCGAATGCGCAGCGCACCGGAATCTGCCGGTCCTTGGTGACCAGGAACTTTAGCGATTCGGCGATGTCCAGCCCGGCCAGTTCCATGACCAGGTTGCTGACGTGGCCCTTGCCCATGCCGATGGCGACGCTGCCGTCGGCGCTGCCGAGCATCTGCGCGATCGAGTTGCCGGTGCCGGCCAGTGCGATCTCGCCGCCGATCGCGCCGGAGGCTTCCTTGGCCAGTTGCCCGTCCGGGAACAGCTTGCCCAGCTGCATGCCGCGCACCGAGATCTGCGCGCGGGTAGCGATGGTGGATTTGCGTGCATCCATGCGGATGTCCGAGCGGATGTTGCCGCCGGCCACGCCGAAGTCGAGCGGCTGCAGCAGCAGCACGCCGTCGTTGAGCTTCAGGTGCGCGTCCATGGCGTCCAGCGGCAGTGTTTGCGCGTTGATCCGCTGCGCCTTCCAGCGGACGTCTGCGTCCATCGCGCGCAGCTTGCCGAGGTCGTACGGCGTGGACGGCAGCAGCTTGGCGCTGGCCGCGAGTTTGGCCGCCTGCGCCTTCTGTTCGTCGTTGGCGGTCTCGCCGGCGCCGGTGCGCGGCGGCGCGCCGACGAAGCCGCCCAGGTCGTCGAAGTCCAGGCGCCGCGAACGCAGGTCGGCGTGCAGGAACGGGCGCTGTCCGGCGCTGTCGATCTGCACGGTGCCGGCCAGGTCGCTGTCGCCGGCGCGGCCGTTGAAGTCCTCGTAGCGCCAGATTTCGCCCTTGCGCTTGAGCCGGCCGTCCAGTTGATAGGGCGGGGTGGAGGGCATGGCGATGCCGAGCAGCGGATACAGGTGCTGCATGTCGGTGCCGGCCAGGCTCAGCTGCAGGTCGAACACGCGCAGCTGGAACGGATTGGTCAGGGTGCCGCGCATGTGCGCGCGGGTGCTGCCGGCGCTGCCGCGCAGGTCGATCTTGAACGGATGGTCGCTTTCGCTCAGTTCCAGCGGCGAAGCGGTGTTGCCCTTGAGCGTGAACGGGTTGCCGCGCCAGCGGCCATCGCCGGCGACCGCGATCGGCGGCGCTGCGTCGCCGCTGCGTCGCTGCGAGGTCAGGCTGTCGACGCTGACGTCGATATCGGTACGGCCAGGCACGTCCTGAAAGCGCAGCCGTCCCTGTTGCACCAGCATGCGGCCCAGGACCACCTGGGTGCCGCCATCGCTGCTGCCGAAGTTCCAGTTGCCGGGTTGCCCGTTCGGCCCGGTTTCGAGCAGCAGATTCGGCTGGGTCAGGCGGATCTCGGGAATGCGCAGTTTGCCGCGCAGCAGCGGCCACAACGCGAGATCGATCTCGGCACGTTGCGCGCTGGCCATCTGCGGCTGTTTCGACCAGTCCGCGTTGGCGAAGCGCAGGCGCTCGCCGCAGAGGGTGATGGTGCGGCCGAGGTCCACGTCGAGGTTGCCGTCGATGTGGAATGCGCGGCCGGTCTTGGCCTGCACGGCACGTTCGACGGGACCCTTGAACCAGTTCCAGTCGAACACCAGGATGACGATCAACAGAACCAGTACCAGCGCGCCGAGCACGAACGGCCAGCGCCGCAGGCGGCCATCGTTGCGGCGCCAGGGCCAGGAGCGGCGTCGGCCACGTGGTGTAGAAGTGGGTTCGCGATCCATCCGGCCATAGTAGGCGGTGCGCGTGCACGGGGTGCGAAAGGGGCGCGTCGCGCCAGGCGCGCTAGAGCACTTGCGCGGTCACCGCAACGAAATGGCAGACGCTGCCGGCGAGCACGAACAGGTGCCAGATCGCATGGAAGTAGCGCACGGTATCGCGCTGATAGAAGTAGGTGCCCAGCGTGTAGAACAGGCCGCCGGCCAGCAGCCAGCACAGGGTGGGGACATCGACCGAGTGCAGCAGCGGCTCGATCGCGACCACAATCAGCCAGCCCATGGCCAGGTAGAGGATGGTCGACAGCAAGCGGAAGCGGCCGGTGAAGAACAGCTTGAACACCACCCCGGCCAGGGCGATGCTCCAGATCGCCGCGAACAGGCCCCAGCCCCAGGGGCCGCGCAGGCCGATCAGGGTGAACGGGGTGTAGGTGCCGGCGATCAGCACGTAGATCGCGCAGTGGTCCAGCACCTGCAGTCGCGCCTTGACTCCCGGATGCGGGATGGCGTGATACAGCGTGGAGGCGGTGTACAGCAGCAGCAAGGCGACCCCGAACACGATGGCCCCGGCCAGCTGCCAGCCATCGCCGTAGATCGCGGCCAGGGTGATGAGGACCGAACTGCCGGCCAGTGCGGCGACTGCGCCCAGGCCGTGGGTCAGCGCGCTGGCCAGTTCGTCGCGCCAGTCCGTAGAAGGCGGCGCGTCGGCATTCATGAGCGAGGGCCGTGGGTCTGCTTCCATGGCGCGAAAAGGTACCTCAATTGCGAGCGATTCGCATCCGTTGTGGCGCAGCGAGTGGCGCGCGGTTCACGCCCGCGCGCTTGCCGCTGCAGACCGGCGCCTCAGTCCAGCGCGGCGCTGTGCGCGTGCTCGCGGGTCGCGGCGAAGCGCACGTCCGGCGCGCGTTCCTGCGCCAGCTGCAGGTTGACCCGGGTCGGCGCCAGATAGACCAGTTCGCCGGCGCCGTCGATGCCGAGGTTCATCGCGTTCTTCTCGCGGAATTCCTCCAGCTTTTTCGGATTGTCGCAATGCACCCAGCGCGCGGTGACCACGCCGACCGGCTCGAAGCTGGCGTCCACGCCGTATTCGTCCTTGAGCCGGTAGGCGACCACTTCGAACTGCAGCACACCGACCGCGCCGAGGATCAGATCGTTGCTCATCAGCGGGCGGAAGAACTGGGTGGCGCCTTCCTCGGATAACTGTGCCAGGCCCTTCTGCAGCTGCTTGAGCTTGAGCGGGTCGCGCAGCCGCGCGCGGCGGAACAGTTCCGGTGCGAAGTTGGGGATGCCGGTGAACGCCAGCGCCTCGCCTTCGGTGAAGGTGTCGCCGATGGAGATGGTGCCGTGGTTGTGGATGCCGATGACGTCGCCAGGGTAGGCCTCGGCGGCGATCTCGCGGTCGCTGGCCATGAAGGTCAGCGCGTTGGCCAGTTTGGTGTCCTTGCCGGTGCGCACGTGCAGGGTCTTCATGCCGGCGCTGAAGCGGCCCGAGCAGATGCGCATGAACGCGACCCGGTCGCGGTGCTGCGGGTCCATGTTGGCCTGGATCTTGAACACGAAGCCGGTCAGCTTCTCTTCGGTCGCCTGTACCTCGCGGCCGGTGGTGGCGTGCGGCTGCGGCGGCGGCGCGTGTTCGGCGAAGAAGTCCAGCAGCGGCTGCACGCCGAAGTTGTTGACGCCGGAGCCGAAGAACACCGGGGTCTGCTTGCCGGCCCGGTAGGCGTCCAGGTCGAACGGATGGCTGGCGCCCTGCACCAGCTCCAGTTCCTCGCGCAATTCGGCCAGCATCTGTGCGCCGATGCGTTCGGCCAGGCCGGGCGCGTCCAGCGACGGGAAGATGGTCGAGTCCTGGCGGGTGAAGTTGCGGCCGGGTTCGTACAGGTGCACTTCGCCGCTGATCAGGTGCACCACGCCCTTCAGGCGCTGGCCCATGCCGATCGGCCAGGTCACCGGCGCACACTGGATGCCGAGCACGGTCTCCACTTCGTCCAGCAGGTCGATCGGGTCCTTGCCTTCGCGGTCGAGCTTGTTGATGAAGGTCATGATCGGCGTGTCGCGCAGCCGGCACACTTCCATCAGTTTGATGGTGCGTTCTTCCACGCCCTTGGCCACGTCGATCACCATCAGCGCCGAGTCCACCGCGGTGAGCACGCGGTAGGTGTCCTCGCCGAAGTCGGCGTGGCCGGGGGTGTCGAGCAGGTTGATGATCTTGCCTTCGTACGGGAACTGCATCACCGACGAAGTCACCGAGATGCCGCGCTCCTTTTCCAGCGCCATCCAGTCGGAGGTGGCGTGGCGCGCGGCCTTGCGGCCCTTGACCG of Xanthomonas translucens pv. cerealis contains these proteins:
- the trhA gene encoding PAQR family membrane homeostasis protein TrhA; translation: MNADAPPSTDWRDELASALTHGLGAVAALAGSSVLITLAAIYGDGWQLAGAIVFGVALLLLYTASTLYHAIPHPGVKARLQVLDHCAIYVLIAGTYTPFTLIGLRGPWGWGLFAAIWSIALAGVVFKLFFTGRFRLLSTILYLAMGWLIVVAIEPLLHSVDVPTLCWLLAGGLFYTLGTYFYQRDTVRYFHAIWHLFVLAGSVCHFVAVTAQVL
- a CDS encoding peptide chain release factor 3, which codes for MSDVAQEAARRRTFAIISHPDAGKTTLTEKLLLFGGAIQMAGSVKGRKAARHATSDWMALEKERGISVTSSVMQFPYEGKIINLLDTPGHADFGEDTYRVLTAVDSALMVIDVAKGVEERTIKLMEVCRLRDTPIMTFINKLDREGKDPIDLLDEVETVLGIQCAPVTWPIGMGQRLKGVVHLISGEVHLYEPGRNFTRQDSTIFPSLDAPGLAERIGAQMLAELREELELVQGASHPFDLDAYRAGKQTPVFFGSGVNNFGVQPLLDFFAEHAPPPQPHATTGREVQATEEKLTGFVFKIQANMDPQHRDRVAFMRICSGRFSAGMKTLHVRTGKDTKLANALTFMASDREIAAEAYPGDVIGIHNHGTISIGDTFTEGEALAFTGIPNFAPELFRRARLRDPLKLKQLQKGLAQLSEEGATQFFRPLMSNDLILGAVGVLQFEVVAYRLKDEYGVDASFEPVGVVTARWVHCDNPKKLEEFREKNAMNLGIDGAGELVYLAPTRVNLQLAQERAPDVRFAATREHAHSAALD
- a CDS encoding AsmA family protein; the protein is MDREPTSTPRGRRRSWPWRRNDGRLRRWPFVLGALVLVLLIVILVFDWNWFKGPVERAVQAKTGRAFHIDGNLDVDLGRTITLCGERLRFANADWSKQPQMASAQRAEIDLALWPLLRGKLRIPEIRLTQPNLLLETGPNGQPGNWNFGSSDGGTQVVLGRMLVQQGRLRFQDVPGRTDIDVSVDSLTSQRRSGDAAPPIAVAGDGRWRGNPFTLKGNTASPLELSESDHPFKIDLRGSAGSTRAHMRGTLTNPFQLRVFDLQLSLAGTDMQHLYPLLGIAMPSTPPYQLDGRLKRKGEIWRYEDFNGRAGDSDLAGTVQIDSAGQRPFLHADLRSRRLDFDDLGGFVGAPPRTGAGETANDEQKAQAAKLAASAKLLPSTPYDLGKLRAMDADVRWKAQRINAQTLPLDAMDAHLKLNDGVLLLQPLDFGVAGGNIRSDIRMDARKSTIATRAQISVRGMQLGKLFPDGQLAKEASGAIGGEIALAGTGNSIAQMLGSADGSVAIGMGKGHVSNLVMELAGLDIAESLKFLVTKDRQIPVRCAFGDFAVRNGVMDARALAFDTTDTLLVGSGNIDLGDEKLDLLLKARPKDHSILSLRSPLRVAGTFKDPTFRPDFKALGMRGAVALALGAIAPPAALLATFETGPGKDVDCVGHHAK